A stretch of the Thermodesulfobacteriota bacterium genome encodes the following:
- the smpB gene encoding SsrA-binding protein SmpB, translating to MGKRPEGIHVACSNKKARRDYHIEETLEAGIVLRGAEVKSLRDGKANLTDAYAWEEKGEVWLSGLHISPYSHTRMEEQDPTRDRKLLLHSREIGKLAVKIQQRGYTLVPLKIYFKRGYAKVELGLGRGKKLYDKREDIKKADARREMDRAIKSR from the coding sequence GTGGGGAAGAGGCCCGAGGGCATCCACGTGGCGTGCAGCAACAAGAAGGCCCGCCGCGACTACCACATCGAGGAGACCCTCGAGGCGGGGATCGTCCTTCGCGGGGCCGAGGTGAAGAGCCTGCGCGACGGCAAGGCCAACCTTACCGACGCCTACGCCTGGGAGGAGAAGGGCGAGGTTTGGCTTTCGGGCCTGCACATCTCCCCCTACTCCCACACCCGTATGGAGGAGCAGGACCCCACCCGGGACCGAAAACTCCTCCTCCATTCCCGGGAGATCGGCAAGCTCGCCGTGAAGATCCAACAGCGGGGCTACACCCTCGTCCCTCTCAAGATCTACTTCAAGCGGGGCTACGCCAAGGTGGAGCTCGGGCTCGGGCGGGGGAAGAAGCTCTACGACAAGCGGGAAGACATCAAGAAGGCCGACGCCCGGCGCGAGATGGATCGGGCCATCAAGTCGCGCTGA
- a CDS encoding SoxR reducing system RseC family protein — protein sequence MIQEHGIVIESRLGRALVQMTRSGACESCGGAGACGCSGGGREVRVWAEDPLGVAPGDRVMVAVPEGTVLKAGLFVYLVPAAALLAGAVAGNALAPSLGLSRDMGAAALGLMAMGAALVASRFLGGGPSASTGPRITGREGS from the coding sequence TTGATCCAGGAACATGGCATCGTGATCGAGTCCCGGTTGGGCCGGGCGCTGGTGCAGATGACCCGCTCCGGGGCCTGCGAGTCCTGCGGAGGGGCGGGGGCCTGCGGGTGCTCCGGGGGCGGCCGCGAGGTTCGGGTGTGGGCAGAGGATCCCCTGGGGGTTGCCCCGGGGGACCGGGTGATGGTGGCCGTACCGGAGGGGACCGTGCTCAAGGCGGGGCTGTTCGTGTACCTCGTCCCGGCAGCGGCGCTGCTGGCGGGGGCGGTCGCCGGCAACGCCCTGGCGCCCTCCCTGGGTCTCTCGCGGGACATGGGGGCCGCGGCCCTGGGGCTAATGGCCATGGGCGCGGCGCTCGTGGCTTCGCGTTTCCTCGGGGGTGGCCCGTCCGCATCCACGGGCCCGCGCATCACCGGCAGAGAGGGGAGCTGA
- a CDS encoding M42 family metallopeptidase, producing the protein MDENVFSFFKRLADSPSPSGYEQPAQRVWREYVAPHVDEVRTDVMGNTWGVLRGPERPRVMLAGHVDEIGLMVQYVDDQGFLYFAPIGGVDAHLLPGQRVRVHGRNGTVLGVIGRKPIHLLEQDERTKVVKLKDLAVDIGAKDRAEAEAHVAVGDPMTFAVEMERLGGNDRVCARGLDDKMGSFVVAETLRRLSARRAKLQCSVFGVSTVQEEVGLRGGRTSAYGIDPDVGICVEVTFATDHPGVDKKAIGDVQVGKGPVLSRGPNINPKVFELLQESAREAGIALQYEAAPRATGTDANVMQLSRSGVATALVEIPLRYMHTPAEVLSLADVDAAADLLVAFLLKVGPGADWIPQ; encoded by the coding sequence ATGGACGAAAACGTCTTTTCCTTCTTCAAGCGCCTCGCCGACAGTCCGAGTCCCTCCGGGTACGAGCAGCCGGCCCAGCGGGTGTGGCGCGAGTACGTGGCGCCCCACGTGGACGAGGTGCGCACCGACGTGATGGGCAACACCTGGGGCGTCCTCCGGGGGCCCGAGCGGCCCCGGGTGATGCTGGCGGGGCACGTGGACGAGATCGGGCTCATGGTCCAGTACGTGGACGACCAGGGGTTCCTCTACTTCGCCCCCATCGGCGGGGTCGACGCCCACCTCCTGCCCGGCCAGCGGGTGCGGGTTCACGGGCGAAACGGTACGGTCCTGGGGGTCATCGGGCGAAAGCCCATCCACCTCCTGGAACAGGACGAGCGCACCAAGGTGGTGAAGCTCAAGGACCTGGCGGTGGACATCGGCGCCAAGGACCGGGCCGAAGCCGAGGCGCACGTGGCCGTGGGCGACCCCATGACCTTCGCCGTGGAGATGGAGCGCCTGGGGGGGAACGACCGGGTCTGCGCCCGGGGCCTGGACGACAAGATGGGGTCGTTCGTGGTGGCCGAGACCCTGCGGCGGCTCTCGGCACGCCGCGCGAAGCTCCAATGCTCGGTCTTCGGGGTCTCCACCGTCCAGGAGGAGGTGGGCCTGCGGGGCGGACGCACGAGCGCCTACGGGATCGATCCCGACGTGGGCATCTGCGTCGAGGTCACCTTCGCCACCGACCACCCGGGAGTCGACAAGAAGGCCATCGGAGACGTGCAGGTCGGGAAGGGCCCGGTGCTCTCCCGGGGCCCCAACATCAACCCCAAGGTCTTCGAGCTCCTCCAGGAGAGCGCCCGGGAGGCGGGCATCGCCCTCCAGTACGAGGCCGCCCCGCGGGCCACCGGCACCGACGCCAACGTCATGCAGCTCAGCCGCAGCGGCGTGGCCACGGCCCTGGTGGAGATCCCGCTCCGCTACATGCACACCCCCGCCGAGGTCCTGAGCCTTGCCGACGTGGATGCCGCCGCCGACCTCCTGGTTGCCTTCCTCCTCAAGGTCGGTCCCGGGGCGGATTGGATACCGCAGTGA
- the argJ gene encoding bifunctional glutamate N-acetyltransferase/amino-acid acetyltransferase ArgJ — protein sequence MIPRGFRFAAAEAAVKKPGRLDLGLLLSESEAAVAGVFTRNRVTAAPVVLCRERLARGTARAVLVNSGNANACTGPQGLADAARLTAALAAELGIAPEAVFPCSTGVIGMPLPVDRMEDALPALVAALGDDPGPFARSMMTTDSFPKVSSRAISVRGRELRVLGIAKGAGMIRPDVATMLAFLATDAPVGTAALQRALSEAAEETFNRITVDGDTSTNDTVLALASGAAGGTPLEEEPAALAGLAQMLQEVCRELSRMMVRDGEGATKVVDVRVRGAATAEAALAIARTVAESPLVKTALHGEDPNWGRIAAALGRSNAYGGGPFAIAVGGVPVVADGLGLGPEAEARAHEQMKGREYEIRLDLKEGPGEATVTTCDLTAEYVKINADYRT from the coding sequence GTGATTCCCCGGGGGTTTCGCTTCGCCGCCGCCGAGGCCGCCGTGAAGAAGCCCGGCCGCCTCGACCTGGGGCTGCTCCTGAGCGAGAGCGAGGCCGCGGTGGCCGGGGTCTTCACCCGCAACCGGGTCACGGCGGCGCCGGTGGTGCTCTGCCGGGAGCGGCTGGCCCGGGGCACGGCCCGGGCCGTGCTCGTCAACTCGGGCAACGCCAACGCGTGCACGGGGCCCCAGGGCCTCGCCGACGCCGCGCGTCTCACCGCGGCCCTCGCGGCCGAGCTCGGGATCGCGCCCGAGGCGGTCTTCCCCTGCTCCACCGGGGTCATCGGGATGCCGCTCCCGGTGGATCGGATGGAGGACGCGCTCCCCGCGCTCGTGGCCGCCCTGGGGGACGATCCGGGGCCCTTTGCCCGGTCCATGATGACCACCGACAGCTTCCCCAAGGTCTCCTCCCGGGCGATCTCCGTGCGGGGCCGGGAGCTTCGGGTGCTGGGCATCGCCAAGGGCGCGGGGATGATCCGCCCCGATGTGGCCACCATGCTCGCCTTCCTCGCCACCGACGCCCCGGTGGGCACCGCGGCCCTCCAGCGGGCCCTGTCCGAAGCGGCGGAGGAGACCTTCAACCGCATCACCGTGGACGGGGACACCTCCACCAACGACACGGTGCTCGCCCTGGCGAGCGGAGCCGCCGGGGGCACGCCCCTGGAGGAAGAGCCCGCGGCGCTGGCCGGCCTGGCCCAGATGCTCCAAGAGGTGTGCCGCGAGCTCTCCCGCATGATGGTGCGCGACGGGGAGGGGGCCACCAAGGTGGTGGACGTGCGGGTGCGGGGCGCGGCCACGGCCGAGGCGGCGCTCGCCATCGCCCGCACCGTGGCCGAGAGCCCGCTGGTGAAGACCGCCCTTCACGGGGAAGACCCCAACTGGGGCCGCATCGCGGCGGCCCTGGGCCGCTCCAACGCTTACGGAGGTGGTCCCTTCGCCATCGCCGTCGGCGGCGTGCCCGTGGTGGCGGACGGCCTGGGTCTCGGCCCGGAAGCCGAGGCCCGCGCCCACGAGCAGATGAAGGGCAGGGAGTACGAGATCCGGCTCGACCTGAAGGAGGGCCCCGGCGAAGCCACCGTCACCACCTGCGACCTCACCGCCGAGTACGTGAAGATCAACGCAGACTATAGGACGTAG
- the secA gene encoding preprotein translocase subunit SecA, translating to MLSMILKKIFGTKNERDLKRLRPLVERINAVEESYRALSDADLKGLTPAFRERLARGEPLDDLLPEAFAAVREAARRTLGMRHFDVQLVGGAVLHAGKIAEMKTGEGKTLVATLPVYLNALTGRGVHVVTVNDYLARRDSEWMGEVYRFLGMSVGVIVHGLDDAQRRAAYGADITYGTNNEFGFDYLRDNMKFRLEDYVQREFHYAIVDEVDSILVDEARTPLIISGPSEQSTDKYYVVDRIIPHLRRATGEKGEDGDYNVDEKAKTVILTEQGVAKVERLLGVENLYDPRQIEMLHHVNQALRAHVMYKRDVEYVVKDGKVTIVDEFTGRLMPGRRWSDGLHQAVEAKEGVRIESENQTLATVTFQNFFRMYEKLAGMTGTADTEAVEFKQIYNLDVMVIPTNQAMIRVDHGDVVYRTATEKFDAVVAEIEELHKKNQPILVGTISIENSEKVSRMLKRRGVPHHVLNAKYHEREAEIVAQAGRKGSVTISTNMAGRGTDIMLGGNPVFLAKAEADPEANPDGYQAALAKYREVCAREKQEVLAAGGLHILGTERHESRRIDNQLRGRSGRQGDPGSSRFYLSLEDDLMRIFGSERIAGLLTKLGLQEGEDIQHPWISKAIENAQKKVEAHNFDIRKHLLEYDDVMNKQREAIYTWRREVLGSEDLSGQIRQMAEAVAADIADGRCPPAEPPDKWDVQGMREMLFKQFHVQLLESDEELQGLKEKLADRVVAAVLHRLDEKVAEFGPEMAARLQKYLLLQAIDTHWKDHLLGMDHLKEGIGLRGYAQEKPIVVYKKEGFEMFMAMRSRVEEDVLEKLFLIQIVKEEKVREIEQPSKQTRLVLSHGSRPEAPEPVRKKGPDVGRNDPCPCGSGKKYKKCHGASAQAGAA from the coding sequence ATGCTTTCTATGATCCTGAAGAAGATCTTCGGCACCAAGAACGAGCGCGACCTCAAGCGGCTGCGGCCGCTGGTAGAGCGCATCAACGCCGTCGAAGAATCCTACCGCGCACTTTCGGACGCCGATCTCAAGGGCCTCACCCCTGCGTTTCGCGAGCGGCTGGCCCGGGGCGAGCCCCTGGACGACCTGCTGCCCGAAGCCTTCGCGGCCGTGCGGGAGGCCGCCCGGCGCACCCTGGGAATGCGCCACTTCGACGTGCAGCTCGTGGGCGGCGCGGTGCTCCATGCCGGCAAGATCGCCGAGATGAAGACCGGCGAGGGCAAGACCCTGGTGGCCACCCTGCCCGTGTACCTCAACGCCCTTACCGGGCGGGGGGTCCACGTGGTGACGGTGAACGACTACCTCGCCCGGCGCGACTCGGAGTGGATGGGAGAGGTCTACCGGTTCCTGGGCATGAGCGTGGGGGTCATCGTCCACGGGCTCGACGACGCGCAGCGGCGGGCGGCCTATGGGGCCGACATCACTTACGGCACCAACAACGAGTTCGGGTTCGACTACCTGCGCGACAACATGAAGTTCCGGCTCGAAGACTACGTCCAGCGTGAGTTCCACTACGCCATCGTCGACGAGGTGGACTCCATCCTGGTGGACGAGGCCCGCACCCCGCTCATCATCTCGGGGCCCTCGGAGCAGTCCACCGACAAGTACTACGTGGTGGACCGCATCATCCCCCACCTGCGCCGGGCGACCGGCGAGAAGGGGGAAGACGGCGACTACAACGTGGACGAAAAGGCCAAGACGGTCATCCTCACCGAGCAGGGCGTGGCCAAGGTGGAGCGCCTGCTCGGTGTTGAGAACCTCTACGACCCGCGGCAGATCGAGATGCTCCACCACGTCAACCAGGCCCTGCGCGCCCACGTGATGTACAAGCGCGACGTGGAGTACGTGGTCAAGGACGGCAAGGTGACCATCGTGGACGAGTTCACGGGCCGCCTCATGCCCGGCCGCCGCTGGAGCGACGGGCTCCACCAGGCCGTGGAGGCCAAGGAGGGGGTGCGCATCGAGAGCGAGAACCAGACGCTGGCCACCGTCACCTTCCAGAACTTCTTCCGGATGTACGAAAAGCTCGCCGGCATGACCGGCACCGCCGACACGGAGGCGGTGGAGTTCAAGCAGATCTACAACCTCGACGTCATGGTCATCCCCACCAACCAGGCCATGATCCGCGTGGACCACGGCGACGTGGTCTACCGCACGGCAACCGAGAAGTTCGACGCGGTGGTGGCCGAGATCGAGGAGCTCCACAAGAAGAACCAGCCGATCCTCGTGGGCACCATCTCCATCGAGAACTCCGAGAAGGTCTCCCGGATGCTCAAGCGCCGGGGGGTGCCCCACCACGTCCTCAACGCCAAGTACCACGAGCGGGAGGCCGAGATCGTGGCCCAGGCGGGCCGCAAGGGATCGGTGACGATCTCCACCAACATGGCAGGCCGCGGCACCGACATCATGCTCGGGGGCAACCCGGTCTTCCTCGCCAAGGCCGAGGCGGACCCGGAAGCCAACCCCGACGGGTACCAGGCGGCGCTGGCGAAGTACCGCGAGGTCTGCGCCCGGGAAAAGCAGGAGGTGCTCGCCGCAGGAGGGCTCCACATCCTGGGCACCGAGCGCCACGAGAGCCGGCGCATCGACAACCAGCTGCGGGGCCGGTCCGGCCGCCAGGGGGACCCCGGCTCCTCCCGGTTCTACCTGAGCCTCGAAGATGACCTGATGCGGATCTTCGGGTCCGAGCGCATCGCGGGGCTCCTGACGAAGCTCGGTCTCCAGGAGGGAGAGGACATCCAGCACCCGTGGATCTCCAAGGCCATCGAGAATGCCCAGAAGAAGGTAGAGGCCCACAACTTCGACATCCGCAAGCACCTGCTCGAGTACGACGACGTCATGAACAAGCAGCGCGAGGCCATCTACACCTGGCGCCGCGAGGTTCTGGGGTCCGAAGACCTCTCCGGGCAGATCCGGCAGATGGCCGAGGCCGTGGCCGCCGACATCGCCGACGGGCGGTGCCCCCCGGCCGAGCCCCCCGACAAGTGGGACGTGCAGGGGATGCGGGAGATGCTCTTCAAGCAGTTCCACGTGCAGCTCCTGGAGAGCGACGAGGAGCTCCAGGGCCTCAAGGAGAAGCTCGCAGACCGGGTGGTGGCGGCGGTGCTCCACCGCCTGGACGAGAAGGTCGCCGAGTTCGGGCCCGAGATGGCGGCCCGGCTCCAGAAGTACCTGCTCCTCCAGGCCATCGACACCCACTGGAAGGACCACTTGCTGGGCATGGACCACCTGAAGGAGGGGATCGGGCTTCGGGGCTACGCCCAGGAAAAGCCGATCGTGGTCTACAAGAAGGAAGGCTTCGAGATGTTCATGGCCATGCGAAGCCGGGTGGAGGAGGACGTGCTGGAGAAGCTCTTCCTCATCCAGATCGTCAAGGAGGAGAAGGTCCGCGAGATCGAGCAGCCGAGCAAGCAGACCCGGCTCGTGCTCTCCCACGGTTCCCGCCCCGAAGCCCCCGAGCCCGTGCGGAAGAAGGGCCCCGACGTGGGCCGCAACGACCCCTGCCCCTGCGGGAGCGGGAAGAAGTACAAGAAGTGCCACGGGGCGAGCGCCCAGGCAGGTGCCGCGTGA
- a CDS encoding tetratricopeptide repeat protein, with protein MAIDRDKIARNALRFIQKGQFQRAIEEYKKVLAADSRDIRTRLKLIDLYGRAGKKREAVDECLVVAEAYADQGFYLKAIAVYKQALRADPESPVLWRNMGEMYLKQGLMGDALAAFKRGVDSLRKLDRAPEAEQLLVRMEEMAPENAAIKVHLAELYLEEGKYDAFAAELSKLVLQLRGEGRSRKLLQTVEGFYEKSGRHPSVLRCLAELYVDLGEEVKALQVVGEGLERDPSDRELRLLALRSHLVLGQLAEARRLALGLYDEDPDDLFILEQLAAIAQARGDRTELAQAYKAVAKVYGRRGIHQKEEAYFRKVLEIDSHDAEARLAVGDLVVESEPEGLLIAGFDEPWEAAPAVAAAPAGRDSLHEGLVEAELYLKYGIEHKAAEKLRELTALAPDDIEIRQKLRDLYLRQGDRQGWVGEQLHIAELFLKAKRETEALRAYQSILEIDPDNADARSAIGYLKPDAVLPRRDTVEIDVGGALPSFAEQPGGPRLVYGGDASADSEEEVLRQGLAEADFFEVQERPQEALQVLVRLRQRFPASPHLATRLERLGWKGPQAGGEEDGFIDLQTEVLEGMDLRLGSTFEGFGDFEVSELDDIVREFKSGIAERLDDSDYETHYNLGVAYREMGLMDEAAQEFQMAARSPDKARDAYTSLSMVFRDQGRRSDALAALRMALAAPTNTPEDRAAILYEMGSTCEEEGDWDRALQSFEKTAELDPSHRDVRSRIQKLRTRVGG; from the coding sequence ATGGCCATCGACCGGGACAAGATCGCCCGAAACGCCCTGCGCTTCATCCAGAAGGGGCAGTTCCAGCGGGCCATCGAAGAGTACAAGAAGGTGCTCGCGGCCGACTCCCGCGACATCCGCACCCGCCTGAAGCTCATCGACCTCTACGGCCGGGCCGGCAAGAAGCGCGAGGCCGTCGACGAGTGTCTCGTGGTGGCCGAGGCGTATGCCGACCAGGGCTTCTACCTGAAGGCCATTGCCGTCTACAAGCAGGCCCTGCGCGCCGACCCGGAGAGCCCCGTGCTCTGGCGCAACATGGGCGAGATGTACCTCAAGCAGGGGCTCATGGGGGATGCCCTGGCCGCCTTCAAGCGTGGCGTCGATTCCCTGCGCAAGCTCGACCGGGCCCCCGAGGCGGAGCAGCTCCTGGTACGCATGGAGGAGATGGCCCCGGAGAACGCGGCCATCAAGGTCCACCTGGCGGAGCTGTACCTGGAGGAGGGCAAGTACGACGCCTTCGCGGCCGAGCTCTCCAAGCTCGTCCTGCAGCTTCGGGGGGAAGGGCGCTCCCGAAAGCTCCTCCAGACCGTGGAGGGCTTCTACGAGAAGTCCGGCCGGCACCCCTCGGTGCTGCGCTGTCTGGCCGAGCTCTACGTGGACCTGGGAGAGGAGGTCAAGGCGCTCCAGGTGGTGGGCGAAGGGCTGGAGCGCGACCCGTCCGATCGGGAGTTGCGGCTCCTGGCGCTGCGGTCCCACCTGGTGCTGGGACAGCTTGCCGAGGCGCGGCGCCTGGCGCTGGGGCTCTACGACGAGGACCCCGACGACCTGTTCATCCTGGAGCAGCTCGCGGCCATCGCCCAGGCCCGGGGCGACCGGACGGAGCTTGCCCAGGCGTACAAGGCCGTGGCCAAAGTGTATGGGCGCCGGGGCATTCACCAGAAGGAAGAGGCCTACTTCCGCAAGGTGCTCGAAATCGACTCCCACGACGCCGAAGCGCGGCTGGCGGTGGGAGACCTGGTGGTGGAGTCCGAACCCGAAGGCCTCTTGATCGCGGGCTTCGACGAGCCCTGGGAGGCCGCGCCGGCGGTGGCGGCGGCCCCGGCGGGGCGGGACAGCCTGCACGAAGGCCTCGTGGAGGCCGAGCTGTACCTCAAGTACGGCATCGAGCACAAGGCGGCCGAGAAGCTCCGGGAGCTCACGGCGCTCGCCCCCGACGACATCGAGATCCGGCAGAAACTGCGGGATCTGTACCTGCGCCAGGGAGACCGGCAGGGCTGGGTGGGCGAGCAGCTCCACATTGCCGAGCTCTTCTTGAAAGCCAAGAGGGAGACCGAGGCCCTGCGGGCCTACCAGTCCATCCTCGAGATCGACCCGGACAATGCCGACGCCCGAAGCGCCATCGGCTACCTCAAGCCCGACGCCGTGCTCCCCCGCAGGGACACGGTGGAGATCGACGTGGGGGGCGCGCTGCCCTCCTTCGCAGAGCAGCCCGGGGGCCCCCGGCTGGTCTACGGGGGAGATGCCTCCGCGGATTCCGAGGAAGAGGTGCTGCGCCAGGGGCTTGCGGAAGCCGACTTCTTCGAGGTGCAGGAGCGGCCCCAGGAGGCCCTGCAGGTGCTCGTGCGCCTGCGCCAGAGGTTCCCGGCGTCGCCCCACCTGGCGACCCGCCTGGAGCGCCTGGGGTGGAAGGGGCCGCAAGCAGGCGGGGAGGAGGACGGGTTCATCGACCTCCAGACCGAGGTGCTGGAGGGCATGGATCTGCGCCTCGGGAGCACGTTCGAGGGGTTTGGGGACTTCGAGGTCTCGGAGCTCGACGACATCGTCCGGGAGTTCAAGTCGGGGATCGCCGAGCGCCTGGACGACTCGGATTACGAGACCCACTACAACCTGGGGGTGGCCTACCGCGAGATGGGACTCATGGACGAGGCGGCCCAGGAGTTCCAGATGGCGGCCCGATCCCCGGACAAGGCCCGCGATGCGTATACCTCTCTCTCCATGGTGTTTCGCGACCAGGGGCGCCGCTCCGATGCCCTGGCCGCGCTGCGCATGGCCCTGGCGGCCCCCACCAATACGCCGGAGGACCGGGCGGCCATCCTCTACGAGATGGGGAGCACCTGCGAAGAGGAGGGAGACTGGGACCGGGCGCTCCAGTCCTTCGAGAAGACGGCGGAGCTCGATCCTTCCCACCGGGACGTGCGCAGCCGGATCCAGAAACTGCGCACCCGGGTCGGCGGGTAG